The nucleotide sequence CAGCATTTTTTATATTTTTTCCCACTGCCACATGGGCATGGATCATTCCGTCCTACATTTCCCATATCGAAATCCCTCTTTTACTGAGTATTATTACCGTTATTGTCGCATATAGAGGGATAGTGTCAAGTGATTATAGTTTCCTTACTGAACAATCCAGTAAACCATCTCATAGACATTAAAAAACAGATGGCTTTACCCATCTGTCGTTACTTTCAAACTATCTACACTTGTCTCAATTTTTATCTTTTTTTGTTTTCATGTTTCCTTTAAAATCTGTGTACACTTCTAGTAGGCCAAGCTTTTCAGCTTGCTTATAGAGTTTTCTTGTACGTTCATGCGATTCACGAAGGGATAATTCTCTTTTTTCTAAAAGACTCATACCATTATTAGAATTTTTCATGATTTATTCCCCTTCCTTCACTATCTAACTTAATTTTATCATAATAATATGCTAGTGCGCACATATCTGCATAAAATTTCACAGAACGCTCATCCTCGTGATTAAATCCATCTTTATTTTCACTTTGAATATTTAGAACACCAACTATTTCCTCACCTATCTTTATAGGTACCCCCAATATGGATTCATATCCGTGCTTAGGAGCAAACCCTTCAGTGAAAAATTCACTTTCTGTAATGTCGTTTATTAATAAGGTTTTGCCATATGACCAAACATGGCCCGCGAAACCCTCATTTTTCTTGAATCGGCGCTTTCTCGATGATGAAAACTCAATCCTATTGTACACATACATTTCTAATTCGTTATCTTGATTAATAAAGTATATGGATGAAGACTTATCTGCATGATCTTTTAATAGAACAGTGTTACACTCATCCAGCACGTTATTATAAAACTCCCATTTCCAGTTAGACTTTCCTTCATTAATTAATTGTAGAAGTGATCTTACAAGCCTGCTTGAATTCTTATGATGCCGTATATAAATATCCGAAATATAAGACTCAAAATTTAGGTCTTCCGTTTTTCTATCTAACTCCTCCATTATCCCTTCTATCAAAAGTTCTAATTCTTCATTACGTTCTTTCAATTCTTTATAATCTTTTATAAGCTTTTTGTTGGTTACTATTCCCCCATCCCTAAAGTCCTCATCATAGAACCAGTTAGGTAGGTTAATGCCAGCAAAAGGAATTTGATATGAGTTAGATCTTAGGTACCTCGCATACACTACAGTAGACGCAGCTACACCATAACATGCTCCTAAATATAAAACTGCCTCAAGCAAGGATATATCCCAGCTAATAACACTCTTTATGATCGTTTTAAAGATAGATCCTAATGAAAAAAGTAATATAACGGTGACAAGGAAAGAAAAAAAGTAAGACAAATATTTTTTCAAATTATTTGACATATTATCCCCCTTCACAAAGATAATTCGGCAACTAATTACAAATTCCTTCTTCATAATAATAAATCCCTTTTGATAATATAAGTACTACAAAAAGGGGAATTTATAGCGGGAAATAATGAGTTTCAAACTCGTTTATCCCTATATTTCACTTTCTAATATTACTGATTCAGCACACTCAATTCACTCTAGCATGCTCCTTCAAATTATAGATTTCCATTTAAGTTCACAAATCATATTTAGTATTGCAACATAAGCAATTCGACTTTCCTTCCGTTTACCTTGGTCAGTGGAGACTGTTTTTACTAAAGCGTCATTCTGTTATCTCTTTTGCTTTACCACTTGAATCAACTGTTTCCTGTAAATCTAGATCTTTTCACATATAACTAAGGTAGCTTTTAACAATCCAA is from Radiobacillus kanasensis and encodes:
- a CDS encoding GAF domain-containing protein, with protein sequence MSNNLKKYLSYFFSFLVTVILLFSLGSIFKTIIKSVISWDISLLEAVLYLGACYGVAASTVVYARYLRSNSYQIPFAGINLPNWFYDEDFRDGGIVTNKKLIKDYKELKERNEELELLIEGIMEELDRKTEDLNFESYISDIYIRHHKNSSRLVRSLLQLINEGKSNWKWEFYNNVLDECNTVLLKDHADKSSSIYFINQDNELEMYVYNRIEFSSSRKRRFKKNEGFAGHVWSYGKTLLINDITESEFFTEGFAPKHGYESILGVPIKIGEEIVGVLNIQSENKDGFNHEDERSVKFYADMCALAYYYDKIKLDSEGRGINHEKF